From the genome of Malus sylvestris chromosome 13, drMalSylv7.2, whole genome shotgun sequence:
ACCACCGCCGTACTTGCGGAGCAAACCTTCTGCCTTGCCGATGTAACTCCCCATGCCTTCCTTCTCGTCCAAACCACCGTATGCGGAGGCAGCGCTTAGAACGGTGCTGGCAGCCTTGCAAACCTCAGCTTTGTCGTACTTCTCCCCTTTAGCCGCGCCCGCCACAATTTTCGCGCTCGACATCACCTCCCCCATCGATGGCTTCCCGCCCTTCTCCTTCGCTCCTCCCATTTTCCGCTCACGATGTTCGCCCTGATCATCCTCTTCATCCCTTTCATCCCCATGATGCCGATCCATTAGCTAATTCAAAGAAAATGTAGCAgtgctttatatttttttatttttttttcatatagtgaTGAGAAATTGATTAGCTTTTTGTTGAATATATACGACACTCTCCATGGGTATATATTCTCTCCACTTTGTGATGTACCCGTTTTTAATGCATTATCCACAAACAGCTTTTATTTTGGGTGATGTTAATTGATGGTtcacttttttttattctttaattATCATAGCCAAATATTTAAGCAGAATTTTTACGGCCACTCGTTCCTCACCGAGAAAAACTTCGATAGGGCGCAACATTTAAATGTACGATCGATGTCTTATATGCATTGAGGGTTTATTTGAAAGAAAAGTAGAGCCCACATATACATAAATCTTCTACATGACACAAACACAATTGCTTAAGAAATACATACACATAATACACAGGAAAACACAATGGAAATGGAAGGCCTAAAACCAAATACAGAAAGTAAAACAAACTTTAACTAACATCATAATTAAGTTAACAACTAAGAAAGCCAAATTAAGTGAGAGTGCCGCAGGATCATGAGGATAATAACCTTACATAATTAGTGATTAATTATGACGATCATCACTTCTTCAAGAATCCCTGAGCCACCTTAAGATAATCACCAAACCCACCTGATccaccctcctcctcctcctcatcctttTTACCATGTTTCTTCTTAGTCTCATGCTCTCCGCTCACCGGATAGTTCTCATCATCGTCTCTTCTCTCCTTCCCCACACCATGCTTATGAGACTCGGAAGA
Proteins encoded in this window:
- the LOC126595024 gene encoding nodulin-related protein 1-like, which encodes MDRHHGDERDEEDDQGEHRERKMGGAKEKGGKPSMGEVMSSAKIVAGAAKGEKYDKAEVCKAASTVLSAASAYGGLDEKEGMGSYIGKAEGLLRKYGGGGTEGEGGGHKTSHSSASESEESPKSKKKHTKKDDGEEEGGHGKFGGYLKMAQGFMKD